One window from the genome of Musa acuminata AAA Group cultivar baxijiao chromosome BXJ1-4, Cavendish_Baxijiao_AAA, whole genome shotgun sequence encodes:
- the LOC135671958 gene encoding sulfite exporter TauE/SafE family protein 5-like isoform X1: MNDSLFLLQCVLLLLPLTVLTSTRLSVAGATESTSQLHSIELLLNLRDRWKESIQREASLGYHTIISCVLCFIAASVSSAGGVSGGSLFLPILNLVAGLDLKVATTYSAFMVTGGSLANVLYNVILTNHGPEAAKKPLINYDIALLSQPSMLAGVSLGVICNIMFPEWLIVVLFAVFLACSTYRTCKAGLRCWNAETQEMERSDGCGWEGNGGAEGANEGVEEALLGGAPEGRMMRFPWEDTVVLAMVWALFFLLHLLIGGKHGKGAMNLKPCGVAYWSITFSQVPLSIAFTLYVLYEKNKKKKKKNCRQQEEGEPILSQDKAGTGMAALPMFVFPSAALSAGALSGLFGIGGGLLLNPVLLQIGIAPQTAAATSTFMVMFSASMTALQYVILGMTGIGRASVYAALCFVASATGLVVMKRIIVKSGGRVSLTVFTVTAVMSLSTITVVCYGTADVWKEYTSGKYMGFRPPC, translated from the exons ATGAACGACTCCCTATTCCTTCTCCAATGTGTACTGCTCCTCCTCCCACTGACCGTCCTCACCTCAACCCGCCTCTCCGTTGCAGGAGCCACCGAGTCCACGTCTCAGCTCCACAGCATAGAGCTCCTCCTGAACCTAAGAGATCGCTGGAAGGAGTCCATACAAAGGGAGGCAAGCCTGGGCTACCACACTATCATCTCCTGTGTTCTCTGCTTCATCGCTGCCTCTGTTTCGAGTGCAGGAGGTGTCAGTGGCGGTTCTTTGTTCCTCCCCATCCTCAATCTGGTGGCCGGACTAGACCTGAAGGTAGCCACCACTTACTCGGCTTTCATGGTCACAGGGGGTTCCTTAGCCAATGTTCTGTACAACGTCATCCTCACTAACCATGGCCCGGAAGCAGCCAAAAAGCCTTTGATCAATTATGACATTGCCCTCCTCTCGCAACCCAGTATGCTGGCAGGGGTCAGCCTGGGGGTCATCTGTAACATCATGTTCCCGGAGTGGCTCATTGTCGTCCTATTTGCCGTCTTCCTTGCATGCTCGACTTACAGGACATGCAAGGCTGGGCTTAGGTGCTGGAACGCTGAGACCCAAGAGATGGAACGAAGTGATGGTTGCGGATGGGAGGGGAATGGAGGTGCAGAGGGTGCGAATGaaggcgtggaagaggctctcctgggcggtgcgccCGAGGGCAGGATGATGAGGTTCCCTTGGGAGGATACGGTGGTTTTGGCGATGGTGTGGGCCTTATTTTTCCTTCTGCATCTTCTCATAGGAGGCAAGCATGGCAAG GGTGCAATGAACTTAAAACCATGTGGAGTTGCCTATTGGTCGATCACATTTTCTCAGGTTCCTCTGTCAATTGCTTTCACGTTATATGTTCTGtatgagaaaaataagaagaagaagaagaagaattgtcGTCAGCAAGAAGAAGGCGAG CCTATTTTATCCCAGGACAAAGCAGGAACAGGGATGGCGGCACTTCCCATGTTTGTCTTTCCATCGGCGGCACTATCAGCAGGGGCTTTGAGTGGCCTCTTTGGCATTGGTGGAGGATTGCTCCTGAACCCCGTGCTTCTTCAGATTGGGATAGCTCCTCAG ACTGCAGCAGCAACGAGCACTTTCATGGTGATGTTCTCGGCCTCGATGACCGCCCTTCAGTATGTAATCCTGGGCATGACGGGAATCGGTCGAGCTTCGGTTTACGCAGCGCTGTGCTTCGTAGCTTCAGCTACTGGATTGGTGGTCATGAAAAGAATCATAGTGAAGTCAGGCGGCAGAGTGTCTCTTACCGTGTTCACAGTCACTGCGGTGATGTCACTCAGCACCATCACCGTAGTTTGCTATGGCACGGCCGATGTATGGAAAGAGTACACGAGCGGAAAGTACATGGGCTTCAGACCACCATGCTAG
- the LOC135671958 gene encoding sulfite exporter TauE/SafE family protein 5-like isoform X2 has translation MNDSLFLLQCVLLLLPLTVLTSTRLSVAGATESTSQLHSIELLLNLRDRWKESIQREASLGYHTIISCVLCFIAASVSSAGGVSGGSLFLPILNLVAGLDLKVATTYSAFMVTGGSLANVLYNVILTNHGPEAAKKPLINYDIALLSQPSMLAGVSLGVICNIMFPEWLIVVLFAVFLACSTYRTCKAGLRCWNAETQEMERSDGCGWEGNGGAEGANEGVEEALLGGAPEGRMMRFPWEDTVVLAMVWALFFLLHLLIGGKHGKGAMNLKPCGVAYWSITFSQVPLSIAFTLYVLYEKNKKKKKKNCRQQEEGEDKAGTGMAALPMFVFPSAALSAGALSGLFGIGGGLLLNPVLLQIGIAPQTAAATSTFMVMFSASMTALQYVILGMTGIGRASVYAALCFVASATGLVVMKRIIVKSGGRVSLTVFTVTAVMSLSTITVVCYGTADVWKEYTSGKYMGFRPPC, from the exons ATGAACGACTCCCTATTCCTTCTCCAATGTGTACTGCTCCTCCTCCCACTGACCGTCCTCACCTCAACCCGCCTCTCCGTTGCAGGAGCCACCGAGTCCACGTCTCAGCTCCACAGCATAGAGCTCCTCCTGAACCTAAGAGATCGCTGGAAGGAGTCCATACAAAGGGAGGCAAGCCTGGGCTACCACACTATCATCTCCTGTGTTCTCTGCTTCATCGCTGCCTCTGTTTCGAGTGCAGGAGGTGTCAGTGGCGGTTCTTTGTTCCTCCCCATCCTCAATCTGGTGGCCGGACTAGACCTGAAGGTAGCCACCACTTACTCGGCTTTCATGGTCACAGGGGGTTCCTTAGCCAATGTTCTGTACAACGTCATCCTCACTAACCATGGCCCGGAAGCAGCCAAAAAGCCTTTGATCAATTATGACATTGCCCTCCTCTCGCAACCCAGTATGCTGGCAGGGGTCAGCCTGGGGGTCATCTGTAACATCATGTTCCCGGAGTGGCTCATTGTCGTCCTATTTGCCGTCTTCCTTGCATGCTCGACTTACAGGACATGCAAGGCTGGGCTTAGGTGCTGGAACGCTGAGACCCAAGAGATGGAACGAAGTGATGGTTGCGGATGGGAGGGGAATGGAGGTGCAGAGGGTGCGAATGaaggcgtggaagaggctctcctgggcggtgcgccCGAGGGCAGGATGATGAGGTTCCCTTGGGAGGATACGGTGGTTTTGGCGATGGTGTGGGCCTTATTTTTCCTTCTGCATCTTCTCATAGGAGGCAAGCATGGCAAG GGTGCAATGAACTTAAAACCATGTGGAGTTGCCTATTGGTCGATCACATTTTCTCAGGTTCCTCTGTCAATTGCTTTCACGTTATATGTTCTGtatgagaaaaataagaagaagaagaagaagaattgtcGTCAGCAAGAAGAAGGCGAG GACAAAGCAGGAACAGGGATGGCGGCACTTCCCATGTTTGTCTTTCCATCGGCGGCACTATCAGCAGGGGCTTTGAGTGGCCTCTTTGGCATTGGTGGAGGATTGCTCCTGAACCCCGTGCTTCTTCAGATTGGGATAGCTCCTCAG ACTGCAGCAGCAACGAGCACTTTCATGGTGATGTTCTCGGCCTCGATGACCGCCCTTCAGTATGTAATCCTGGGCATGACGGGAATCGGTCGAGCTTCGGTTTACGCAGCGCTGTGCTTCGTAGCTTCAGCTACTGGATTGGTGGTCATGAAAAGAATCATAGTGAAGTCAGGCGGCAGAGTGTCTCTTACCGTGTTCACAGTCACTGCGGTGATGTCACTCAGCACCATCACCGTAGTTTGCTATGGCACGGCCGATGTATGGAAAGAGTACACGAGCGGAAAGTACATGGGCTTCAGACCACCATGCTAG
- the LOC135671959 gene encoding probable histone H2A.2, with protein MAGRGKTLASGAAKKGTSRSSKAGLQFPVGRIARFLKAGKYAERVGAGAPVYLAAVLEYLAAEVLELAGNAARDNKKTRIVPRHIQLAVRNDDELTKLLGSVTIASGGVMPNIHNLLLPKKTSKHSAAGDDES; from the exons ATGGCGGGAAGAGGGAAGACGTTAGCCTCGGGTGCGGCGAAGAAGGGGACGTCGAGGAGTAGCAAGGCTGGCCTCCAGTTCCCGGTTGGCCGGATTGCGCGGTTCTTGAAGGCCGGCAAGTACGCCGAGCGAGTCGGCGCCGGTGCCCCCGTCTACCTCGCCGCCGTTCTCGAGTATCTTGCTGCTGAG GTGTTGGAGCTGGCGGGCAATGCAGCGCGGGACAATAAGAAGACTCGGATCGTGCCCCGCCACATCCAGTTGGCGGTGCGGAACGACGACGAGCTGACGAAGCTGCTGGGCTCCGTCACCATCGCCAGCGGCGGCGTGATGCCCAACATCCACAATCTGCTACTCCCCAAGAAGACCTCCAAGCACTCCGCCGCCGGCGATGACGAGAGCTAA
- the LOC135671960 gene encoding uncharacterized protein LOC135671960, translating to MRLLEFPCGRRAIRPDKEAPAAKECEGKRRRRASAWRPSLVVISEDAALMGDKAVPKGGGGPRKAKAQATRRFVPRPFKDDHGQYAVAAVVPAFAPAAFIF from the exons ATGAGGTTACTGGAATTCCCCTGCGGCCGGCGAGCCATACGGCCGGATAAGGAGGCGCCGGCAGCCAAGGAGTGCGAGGGCAAGCGCCGGAGGAGGGCGTCGGCGTGGCGGCCGTCGTTGGTCGTGATCTCAGAGGACGCGGCGCTGATGGGGGATAAGGCGGTGCCCAAGGGTGGCGGCGGACCGCGGAAGGCGAAAGCCCAAGCGACGCGTAGGTTTGTTCCGCGCCCCTTCAAGGACGACCATGG GCAGTATGCGGTGGCTGCGGTTGTTCCCGCTTTTGCTCCGGCGGCCTTCATTTTCTAA